A window from Zingiber officinale cultivar Zhangliang chromosome 7A, Zo_v1.1, whole genome shotgun sequence encodes these proteins:
- the LOC121999889 gene encoding transcription factor MYB93-like, with the protein MGRSPCSNNNGLKKGPWTPEEDHKLVQYIQKHGHGSWRALPKLAGLNRCGKSCRLRWTNYLRPDIKRGKFSPEEEKTILNLHSALGNKWSAIAMHLPGRTDNEIKNFWNTHLKKKLIQMGFDPMTHRPRTDFFAAFPQLLALLQLRELIGHQAEASQVAKLQYFQDLLHSANRINNGFNTSTSIELDAMLASSSPLIPSLPAVDHDMINGTFNQIEHLPPFFEAPVSNETNQGFNLINEEDINNIPGTAFESPHSALPPLVDVPLTIQEDDRSISNCVGNDTTSFWSELLLDDQFMAEFAGNL; encoded by the exons ATGGGGAGATCTCCATGCTCCAATAACAATGGCCTCAAGAAGGGCCCCTGGACACCTGAAGAAGACCACAAACTGGTCCAGTACATCCAGAAGCATGGCCATGGAAGCTGGAGAGCCCTCCCTAAACTTGCAG GGCTCAATAGGTGTGGCAAGAGCTGCAGGCTAAGGTGGACCAACTACTTGAGGCCAGACATCAAGAGAGGCAAGTTTTCACCAGAGGAAGAGAAAACTATTCTCAACCTCCATTCCGCTCTAGGCAACAA GTGGTCTGCAATTGCAATGCATCTTCCTGGGCGGACAGACAACGAGATCAAGAACTTCTGGAAcactcacctcaagaagaagctGATCCAAATGGGGTTCGACCCCATGACTCACCGCCCGAGAACTGACTTCTTCGCGGCCTTCCCCCAGCTCTTGGCCCTCCTCCAACTCCGGGAGCTCATTGGTCATCAAGCCGAGGCAAGCCAAGTGGCCAAGCTCCAGTACTTCCAGGACTTGTTGCATTCCGCAAATCGCATAAACAATGGTTTCAACACCTCCACAAGTATTGAATTGGACGCCATGTtggcttcttcttctccattgATTCCCTCTCTCCCTGCTGTCGATCACGATATGATCAACGGCACTTTTAACCAGATTGAGCATTTGCCACCCTTCTTTGAGGCACCGGTGAGCAACGAGACCAACCAAGGTTTCAACTTAATTAACGAGGAAGACATCAACAATATCCCAGGAACAGCATTTGAATCGCCTCACTCAGCACTTCCTCCTCTCGTTGATGTCCCACTGACCATCCAAGAGGACGATCGTAGCATTTCTAACTGCGTTGGAAACGATACTACTTCGTTCTGGTCTGAGCTCTTGCTTGATGACCAATTCATGGCTGAGTTTGCAGGAAATTTGTAG